In Lactiplantibacillus brownii, a single window of DNA contains:
- the accB gene encoding acetyl-CoA carboxylase biotin carboxyl carrier protein, whose translation MDEKEIERLLDKFDKSSLKNFELTQDDFKLALSKREAGDQVVVGEPTLTTPNDTVSAPKPTSKQSQNESTTPAVNSAADVAEIKAPLVGVIYFAPSPDKPAFKKQGDKVEKGDVVCVIEAMKMINEVKSDVSGTISNILVEDGSMVEYDQPLFQVKKG comes from the coding sequence ATGGACGAGAAGGAAATTGAACGGTTATTAGATAAGTTTGATAAATCATCACTCAAAAACTTTGAGTTAACGCAGGATGATTTTAAATTGGCATTGAGTAAACGTGAGGCTGGTGACCAAGTTGTTGTAGGTGAGCCAACATTAACAACACCTAATGACACTGTTAGCGCACCTAAACCGACGTCAAAACAATCACAGAATGAATCAACAACGCCAGCTGTTAATTCGGCAGCTGATGTCGCCGAAATTAAAGCACCGCTGGTAGGTGTTATCTATTTCGCGCCAAGTCCCGATAAGCCTGCCTTTAAAAAGCAGGGCGATAAAGTTGAAAAAGGGGACGTTGTCTGCGTTATTGAAGCAATGAAGATGATCAATGAAGTTAAGAGTGATGTTTCAGGAACAATTTCAAATATCTTGGTTGAGGATGGCAGTATGGTTGAGTATGATCAACCACTGTTTCAAGTTAAGAAGGGATAG
- a CDS encoding 3-hydroxyacyl-ACP dehydratase FabZ family protein has translation MTPNVNDVIPQRYPFEMIDRFLDVQAGVKARSVKLISINEWFFANQPVNRLVVPRPIMIEAMAQTGVAAILSLPKYQGKNVFFGGIKNATFQDDFRPGDRLIFEVEMKKLKMNIGLGHGSIIRDGQVICEADLIFAVE, from the coding sequence ATGACACCCAACGTAAATGATGTGATTCCCCAACGCTATCCTTTTGAAATGATTGACCGCTTTTTGGATGTTCAAGCAGGTGTTAAGGCAAGATCGGTGAAACTGATTTCCATTAATGAATGGTTCTTTGCCAACCAGCCGGTTAACCGGTTAGTTGTCCCACGGCCAATTATGATTGAGGCAATGGCTCAGACTGGGGTTGCTGCCATTCTGTCATTACCAAAATATCAAGGGAAAAATGTGTTTTTTGGCGGCATAAAAAACGCCACTTTTCAAGATGATTTTCGACCAGGCGACCGGTTAATCTTTGAAGTGGAAATGAAAAAGCTCAAAATGAACATTGGATTAGGTCACGGATCGATTATTCGAGACGGTCAAGTGATTTGTGAGGCCGACCTGATATTTGCGGTGGAATGA
- a CDS encoding acetyl-CoA carboxylase biotin carboxylase subunit: protein MFKKVLVANRGEIAVQIIRALHDMNIEAVAVYSSADKESLFVHLADEAICIGGAQPSDSYLNMAQIMSAATLTGCEAIHPGYGFLSENAEFAEMCESCHIQFIGPSHQLISLMGDKANAREAMKSAGVPVIPGSEGDVTSVDQAERIAEKIGFPVLLKSAAGGGGKGIREVDRPEELRDSFEQCQREAKASFGDDSMYVEKLIRDAKHVEMQVIADNFGHVVYLPERDCSLQRNHQKVIEESPCILISPEERQELGEIVAKATLKLGYTNTGTYEFLMDHDHHFYFMEMNTRLQVEHTITEEVTGIELVKGQLAVAANEVLPFVQADATVKGHALECRLNAEDPENNFAPQPGKITHLFFPDGSLSVRIDAGVTNGSFISPFYDSMIAKLIVHLNDRNAVIAKMKRVLSELEITGVITNQAFLYELVTSDRFKQGTYSTSFIENDVLAGRRGLNAAKSV from the coding sequence ATGTTTAAAAAAGTATTAGTGGCAAATCGTGGCGAAATTGCTGTGCAAATTATCAGAGCACTTCATGACATGAATATTGAAGCAGTTGCTGTTTATTCCAGTGCTGATAAGGAGAGCTTGTTTGTTCATTTAGCTGATGAGGCGATCTGTATTGGCGGTGCCCAGCCGAGTGATTCTTATTTAAATATGGCCCAAATTATGAGTGCCGCAACTTTAACTGGTTGTGAAGCCATTCATCCCGGGTACGGTTTTCTCTCTGAGAATGCTGAGTTTGCGGAAATGTGTGAGTCTTGTCATATTCAATTCATTGGTCCTAGCCATCAATTGATTTCACTGATGGGTGACAAGGCTAACGCCAGAGAGGCAATGAAGTCCGCGGGCGTTCCGGTGATCCCTGGTAGCGAGGGTGATGTCACTTCAGTTGATCAAGCTGAACGGATTGCTGAAAAAATTGGTTTCCCAGTTTTATTGAAATCCGCTGCCGGTGGTGGTGGTAAAGGTATCCGTGAGGTTGATCGGCCAGAAGAGCTTCGTGATTCATTCGAGCAGTGCCAACGTGAGGCCAAGGCATCATTTGGTGATGATAGTATGTATGTTGAAAAACTAATCCGAGATGCCAAACATGTTGAAATGCAGGTGATTGCGGATAATTTTGGCCACGTTGTCTATTTACCGGAACGTGACTGTTCTCTGCAACGAAATCATCAAAAGGTAATTGAAGAAAGTCCATGTATTTTGATTTCTCCTGAAGAACGTCAGGAATTAGGTGAAATTGTTGCCAAGGCAACGCTTAAACTTGGTTATACAAATACTGGGACCTACGAATTTTTGATGGATCACGATCACCATTTTTACTTTATGGAAATGAATACTCGTCTTCAGGTTGAACATACGATTACCGAAGAAGTTACCGGCATTGAGCTGGTAAAGGGTCAGTTAGCCGTTGCTGCTAATGAAGTATTACCCTTTGTTCAAGCAGATGCGACTGTTAAGGGACATGCTTTGGAGTGTCGATTAAATGCCGAAGACCCCGAAAACAACTTTGCTCCTCAACCCGGGAAAATTACCCATTTATTTTTCCCTGATGGGTCATTGAGTGTCCGAATTGATGCTGGTGTGACCAACGGCAGTTTTATTTCACCTTTTTATGATTCAATGATCGCTAAATTAATCGTTCATTTAAATGACCGGAATGCGGTCATTGCGAAGATGAAACGGGTGTTAAGTGAGCTTGAAATTACGGGTGTCATAACCAATCAAGCCTTTTTATATGAGTTAGTTACATCTGATCGATTTAAACAGGGAACCTACTCAACTAGTTTTATTGAAAATGATGTTCTTGCTGGTAGGAGGGGATTAAATGCTGCAAAGTCGGTTTAA
- a CDS encoding acetyl-CoA carboxylase carboxyltransferase subunit beta, whose amino-acid sequence MLQSRFKMPSRDELKKRMDKIPDNLMKECPICHTTFFSMRMGKQRTCPNCGFGFRITARRRAKITFDTFDEMDADVTVPDQYDDKKYRGKIAKAKKVTGIKESVLTGIGSLDHQKVAAGIMDPFFIMGSLGSATGEKIVRLFEKATTEKLPVVMFTASGGARMQEGIKSLMQMAKVSQAVEAHSKAGLFYLVVLCDPTTGGVTASFAMQGDIILAESHALVGFAGRRVIEQTIMKQPPKNFQRAETVLDHGFIDAIVPRTNLKQTISQFLRLHQREASHG is encoded by the coding sequence ATGCTGCAAAGTCGGTTTAAAATGCCCAGTCGTGATGAATTAAAAAAGCGAATGGATAAAATCCCCGATAACTTAATGAAAGAATGCCCAATTTGCCATACAACGTTTTTTTCGATGAGAATGGGCAAGCAGCGAACCTGCCCTAATTGTGGATTTGGTTTTCGAATTACGGCTCGCAGGCGGGCTAAGATTACGTTTGATACCTTTGACGAAATGGATGCAGACGTAACGGTTCCCGACCAATATGACGATAAGAAGTATCGGGGTAAAATTGCAAAAGCAAAAAAGGTAACCGGAATTAAGGAAAGTGTCTTGACTGGAATCGGGTCACTGGATCATCAAAAAGTGGCGGCCGGAATTATGGACCCATTCTTTATCATGGGTAGTCTTGGCAGTGCCACTGGTGAAAAAATTGTTCGATTGTTCGAAAAAGCAACCACTGAAAAGTTGCCGGTTGTCATGTTTACGGCTTCTGGTGGTGCGAGGATGCAGGAAGGGATCAAGTCACTGATGCAAATGGCAAAGGTGTCCCAGGCTGTTGAGGCTCACAGCAAAGCCGGACTGTTTTATCTGGTGGTTCTTTGTGATCCAACGACTGGTGGCGTTACTGCCAGTTTTGCAATGCAGGGCGACATTATTTTAGCCGAATCTCATGCTTTGGTTGGATTTGCTGGTCGCCGAGTCATTGAACAAACAATTATGAAGCAGCCACCCAAGAATTTTCAAAGGGCTGAAACTGTTTTGGATCACGGCTTTATCGATGCGATTGTTCCGCGGACCAATTTAAAGCAGACAATCTCTCAATTTTTGCGACTGCATCAGAGGGAGGCTAGTCATGGCTAA
- the accA gene encoding carboxyltransferase subunit alpha gives MAKKTAYQRVQAARDSHKISTDELIRGLTTDFFELHGDRSDGDDQAVIGGIGLLKDVPITVVGIRKGADTEENIKRHFGSPEPEGYRKALRLMQQAEKFHRPILALVNTPGAWPDVDAEYHGIGSAIAKCLQVGMQLKVPYISIIVGEGGSGGAIALACGDKVFMFEDSIYSVLSPEGYASIMWKDSSKVQQAAEALNLTSEWLQENGIIDQIIHEYHSGENLGPLRDFLANQFNELANLPIDELLRQREQRYRNF, from the coding sequence ATGGCTAAAAAAACAGCTTATCAACGTGTTCAGGCAGCCCGTGACAGTCATAAAATTTCAACGGATGAACTCATTCGTGGTTTGACAACTGATTTTTTTGAACTCCATGGAGATCGGTCTGATGGCGATGATCAAGCAGTAATCGGTGGCATTGGATTGTTAAAGGATGTACCGATTACGGTGGTTGGGATTCGTAAGGGTGCTGATACGGAAGAAAATATCAAGCGTCATTTCGGTAGCCCTGAACCGGAAGGCTATCGTAAAGCGCTTCGATTAATGCAACAGGCGGAAAAATTCCATCGACCGATTTTGGCGCTGGTGAATACGCCTGGCGCTTGGCCGGATGTGGATGCTGAATATCACGGTATTGGTTCTGCAATTGCCAAGTGCTTACAAGTGGGCATGCAACTAAAGGTACCGTACATTAGTATCATTGTTGGTGAGGGTGGTAGTGGTGGCGCGATTGCGCTTGCCTGTGGCGACAAAGTATTTATGTTTGAAGATAGTATTTATTCCGTTTTGTCACCTGAAGGCTATGCCAGCATCATGTGGAAGGATTCATCAAAGGTCCAGCAAGCAGCTGAAGCCTTAAATTTAACATCAGAATGGTTACAAGAAAATGGTATTATTGATCAGATTATTCATGAATACCACTCTGGTGAGAATTTAGGCCCACTACGTGACTTTCTGGCAAATCAGTTTAATGAACTGGCTAATTTACCGATTGACGAGTTATTACGCCAACGTGAGCAACGTTACCGGAATTTTTAA
- the fabI gene encoding enoyl-ACP reductase FabI — protein MSGFLDGKTIVIMGVANKRSIAWGCTQAIIDQGAKVILTYQNDRIKKSLQRFVPEDSELVECDVADDDNIKNAFEEIGNKYGKIDGVIHAIAYADRETLTSGLVHTTREGYDLAQNISAYSLIAVSRYAQPILNDPSSIVTLTYFGSTRAIPNYNMMGVAKAALEANVRYLASDLGVNGIRVNAISAGAVKTLAVTGIKHHGELLKESESRTVDQKSVTTTEIGNVAAFLMSDLATGMTGDVVYVDKGVHLI, from the coding sequence ATGAGTGGCTTTTTAGATGGAAAAACAATTGTGATCATGGGGGTCGCAAATAAACGCAGTATTGCTTGGGGATGTACCCAGGCAATTATTGATCAAGGCGCTAAGGTTATTTTAACTTATCAAAATGATCGAATTAAGAAGAGCTTACAACGATTTGTTCCTGAAGATTCAGAATTAGTAGAATGTGACGTTGCTGATGATGACAACATTAAAAATGCATTCGAAGAGATTGGTAATAAGTATGGCAAAATTGATGGTGTGATTCATGCAATCGCTTATGCTGACCGTGAGACATTGACGTCTGGGCTGGTACATACTACTCGTGAAGGATACGATTTGGCTCAAAACATTAGTGCCTACTCATTGATTGCAGTGAGTCGTTATGCACAACCAATCCTAAATGACCCTTCAAGTATTGTAACTTTGACTTATTTTGGTTCAACTCGGGCCATTCCAAATTACAATATGATGGGTGTTGCCAAAGCGGCCTTGGAAGCCAACGTTCGCTATTTAGCTTCAGATTTAGGGGTGAATGGGATTCGAGTAAACGCAATTTCTGCGGGTGCGGTTAAGACATTAGCAGTTACCGGCATTAAGCATCATGGTGAATTGTTAAAGGAATCGGAGTCGAGAACCGTTGATCAAAAGAGCGTTACAACAACCGAAATCGGAAATGTGGCTGCCTTTTTGATGAGTGATCTGGCAACTGGAATGACCGGCGACGTGGTTTACGTTGATAAGGGTGTGCATCTTATTTAA